A single genomic interval of Juglans regia cultivar Chandler chromosome 1, Walnut 2.0, whole genome shotgun sequence harbors:
- the LOC109006261 gene encoding nudix hydrolase 19, chloroplastic, with protein MIVMLSLLSSSTSSSLLSLSRKLCLQTFTRTFSRSSSSTTMAINLQSHAFAGNSLRSKTPKPEDPRSPITALETLKTQLLDANPHHQLSSPSFKVLPFLKGRPLAASGAGPGDSSPNWHLGWISLADCKGYLANSGVELSGDSMVYLGSWPEEDVVYWAIDVSGEGGLVPEFGSKQLCFVELRTLMVATDWANARAMGELAVAGHARALLEWHSVSRFCGHCGEKTVPMEAGRRKQCSNELCKTRIYPRVDPVVIMLVIDRENDRALLSRQSRFVPRMWSCLAGFIEPGESLEEAVRRETWEETGIEVGEVIYHSSQPWPVGPSSIPCQLMVGFHAYAKSLEINVDKEELEDAQWHSREDVKKALTFAEYKKAQETAAVRVEQMCKGVEKGQNLAADFNVESGELTPMFIPGPFAIAHHLISSWVYQDAINGLQAHSKEPSGSLSNL; from the exons ATGATAGTCATgctctccctcctctcttcctcaacttcctcttccctcctttctctctctagaaaactCTGTCTTCAGACCTTCACAAGAACTTTTTCAcgcagcagcagcagcactaCCATGGCCATAAACTTGCAGTCCCATGCCTTTGCCGGCAATTCTTTGAGATCCAAGACCCCAAAACCCGAAGACCCACGTTCACCAATCACAGCCCTTGAAACCCTCAAGACCCAGCTCTTAGATGCTAATCCCCACCACCAGCTTTCTTCCCCTTCTTTCAAGGTCCTGCCTTTCCTGAAAGGCAGGCCCTTGGCGGCTTCGGGTGCTGGACCCGGTGACTCGTCCCCAAATTGGCATCTGGGTTGGATTAGTTTGGCAGATTGCAAGGGTTACTTGGCCAATTCCGGGGTCGAGTTGAGCGGTGACTCGATGGTGTACCTGGGTTCGTGGCCCGAGGAGGATGTCGTCTATTGGGCAATTGATGTTTCTGGTGAGGGTGGTCTCGTGCCTGAGTTTGGGAGCAAGCAGCTCTGCTTTGTTGAGCTGAGGACGCTAATGGTAGCGACGGATTGGGCCAATGCGCGAGCTATGGGGGAATTGGCTGTTGCTGGCCAT GCCAGGGCATTGCTAGAATGGCATAGCGTATCACGATTTTGTGGACATTGTGGAGAGAAAACAGTCCCAATGGAAGCTGGGAGGCGGAAGCAATGTTCGAATGAGTTGTGCAAAACGAGGATTTACCCTCGTGTTGATCCA GTTGTCATCATGTTGGTCATTGATAGAGAGAACGACCGTGCACTCTTAAGTAGACAATCAAGATTTGTACCCCGTATGTGGAGCTGCTTAGCTGGTTTTATAGAG CCAGGAGAAAGCTTGGAAGAGGCAGTGAGAAGAGAAACATGGGAGGAGACTGGTATTGAAGTAGGAGAAGTCATATACCATAGCTCTCAACCGTGGCCTG TTGGACCAAGTAGCATTCCATGCCAGTTGATGGTTggctttcatgcatatgcaaaatcactAGAAATAAACGTGGACAAGGAAGAGTTGGAAG ATGCTCAGTGGCACAGTAGAGAAGATGTGAAAAAAGCTCTGACATTTGCCGAATACAAAAAAGCTCAAGAAACTGCAGCAGTCAGGGTGGAACAGATGTGCAAGGGAGTTGAGAAAGGACAGAACTTGGCTGCGGACTTCAATGTGGAAAGTGGTGAACTTACTCCCATGTTTATCCCTGGGCCATTTGCCATTGCCCATCACCTCATCTCGTCCTGGGTCTACCAAGATGCTATCAATGGCCTTCAAGCTCATTCAAAAGAACCTAGTGGTTCTCTATCAAATTTGTAG